A part of Bosea sp. (in: a-proteobacteria) genomic DNA contains:
- a CDS encoding sugar kinase has translation MSLDAICIGECMVELCRDGAGYRLGYGGDTFNTAAYMARAGAKPGYATALGDDPYSDGIAALIASEGVDGASIPRLKGRNPGLYIIETDGAGERTFHYWRDCSPARELFELPEAARIIAGMLHARIVYFSGITLSLYSAAGLDGFEAALVGARKAGARIAFDGNFRPRGWGHDLSRARATFARFLPHCDIALPTFDDEQMLWGDAAPEDALARLKAHGIGEIGIKLGPGGVMVASGGEVRLVPIPAPVTPVDTTAAGDSFNGGYLAARLAGASVERAALTGHAMAGAVIQHRGAIVPEDATARALAAI, from the coding sequence ATGAGCCTTGACGCCATCTGCATCGGCGAATGCATGGTGGAACTCTGCCGCGACGGCGCGGGCTACCGGCTCGGCTATGGCGGGGACACGTTCAACACGGCAGCCTACATGGCGCGGGCAGGCGCGAAGCCTGGCTATGCCACCGCGCTGGGCGACGATCCCTACAGCGATGGCATCGCCGCCCTGATAGCGTCCGAGGGCGTGGATGGCGCGAGCATCCCCAGGCTCAAGGGGCGCAATCCGGGTCTTTACATCATCGAGACGGATGGCGCCGGGGAGCGCACCTTCCATTACTGGCGCGACTGCTCTCCAGCTCGCGAGTTGTTCGAACTGCCGGAAGCCGCCCGCATCATCGCCGGGATGCTGCATGCGCGGATCGTCTATTTTTCCGGCATCACGCTTTCGCTCTACAGCGCTGCGGGGCTCGACGGCTTCGAGGCGGCCCTTGTGGGCGCGCGCAAGGCGGGGGCGCGGATCGCCTTCGACGGCAATTTCCGGCCACGCGGCTGGGGCCATGATCTGTCGCGGGCACGGGCCACCTTCGCCCGCTTCCTGCCGCACTGCGACATCGCGCTGCCGACTTTCGACGACGAGCAGATGCTCTGGGGCGACGCGGCGCCCGAGGACGCGCTGGCGCGGCTGAAGGCCCATGGCATCGGCGAGATCGGCATCAAGCTCGGCCCCGGCGGCGTCATGGTGGCGTCAGGCGGCGAAGTGAGGCTCGTGCCCATACCTGCGCCCGTCACGCCTGTCGACACCACCGCGGCCGGCGACAGCTTCAATGGCGGCTATCTGGCGGCCCGTCTTGCCGGCGCTTCGGTGGAGCGCGCCGCGTTGACCGGACACGCCATGG
- a CDS encoding YdiU family protein, which yields MDSALRTHTPRPDASPAPDASPAPDASPAHGPFHLAMEAAYQRLGPAFYTTMRPEKVTSQPVAIHASASAASLIGLDSAAFAHPSFAAIFSGLEPLAGFEPLAMVYSGHQFGQWAGQLGDGRALTIGQVRNAERALWDIQLKGAGRTPYSRFGDGRAVLRSSIREYLCSEAMAALGVPTTRALALVATRARVMREDMEPGAVVTRLMRSNIRFGHFEHFFHNGRGDDLARLIDFVIGTYHPDLANAQESVAPWFDLVVTRTAHLMAHWQALGFCHGVMNTDNMSILGDTIDYGPFGFLDAFDPGFICNHSDHGGRYAYDQQPGIGLWNLQALAVTLQKKVGWEAIKASLGQYAPRFMARYDALMRGKIGLAGHDGDAGSTLATDLLGLMKRSGADYTLSFRLLSRTDDNPGRMAWTALFDEATRPEAFAWLDRWHAQLGENGADFAATRQAMDQLNPRFVLRNWVAETAIRAVEDDGDVATLDRIFRLVTRPFAEHGEADQRFAAPPAGEMRDLEVSCSS from the coding sequence ATGGACAGCGCCCTTCGGACCCATACGCCCCGCCCTGACGCAAGCCCCGCGCCGGACGCAAGCCCCGCGCCGGACGCCAGCCCCGCGCATGGCCCCTTCCATCTGGCGATGGAGGCCGCCTATCAGCGGCTCGGTCCCGCCTTCTACACGACGATGAGGCCCGAGAAGGTGACCTCTCAGCCGGTGGCGATCCATGCCAGCGCCTCGGCGGCCAGCCTCATAGGCCTCGATAGCGCCGCCTTCGCCCACCCCTCCTTCGCCGCGATCTTCAGCGGGCTTGAGCCGCTGGCCGGCTTCGAGCCGCTGGCCATGGTCTATTCGGGGCACCAGTTCGGCCAGTGGGCCGGGCAGCTCGGCGATGGCCGGGCGCTGACCATCGGCCAGGTGCGCAACGCCGAGCGCGCGCTGTGGGACATCCAGCTCAAGGGCGCCGGGCGCACGCCCTATTCGCGTTTCGGCGATGGCCGAGCCGTGCTGCGCTCATCGATCCGCGAGTATCTGTGCAGCGAAGCCATGGCCGCGCTGGGCGTGCCCACCACGCGGGCGCTGGCGCTGGTGGCGACCCGCGCCCGGGTGATGCGCGAGGACATGGAGCCGGGGGCCGTGGTGACGCGGCTGATGCGCAGCAACATCCGCTTCGGGCATTTCGAGCATTTCTTCCACAATGGCCGCGGCGATGATCTGGCCAGGCTGATCGACTTCGTGATCGGGACCTACCATCCCGATCTCGCCAACGCGCAAGAGAGCGTTGCGCCATGGTTCGACCTTGTGGTGACGCGCACCGCGCATCTGATGGCGCATTGGCAGGCGCTCGGCTTCTGCCATGGGGTGATGAACACCGACAACATGTCGATCCTGGGCGATACGATCGATTATGGCCCGTTCGGCTTCCTCGACGCCTTCGATCCCGGCTTCATCTGCAACCATTCGGATCATGGTGGCCGCTACGCCTATGACCAGCAGCCCGGCATCGGGCTGTGGAATCTGCAGGCGCTTGCGGTGACCCTGCAAAAGAAGGTCGGGTGGGAGGCCATCAAGGCGAGTCTTGGCCAGTATGCGCCACGCTTCATGGCGCGCTACGATGCGTTGATGCGCGGAAAGATCGGCCTCGCAGGACATGATGGCGACGCCGGATCGACGCTGGCGACGGATCTGCTTGGCCTGATGAAGCGCTCGGGCGCGGATTACACGCTGAGCTTCCGCCTGCTCTCGCGCACAGACGACAATCCCGGCCGGATGGCATGGACGGCGCTGTTCGATGAGGCGACCCGGCCCGAGGCCTTCGCCTGGCTCGACCGCTGGCATGCGCAGCTCGGCGAGAACGGGGCCGATTTCGCGGCGACGCGGCAGGCGATGGATCAGCTCAACCCGCGCTTCGTGCTGCGTAACTGGGTGGCGGAGACCGCCATCCGCGCCGTGGAGGATGATGGCGACGTGGCCACGCTCGACCGCATCTTCCGCCTCGTGACGCGCCCCTTCGCGGAGCATGGCGAGGCCGACCAGCGTTTCGCCGCGCCTCCGGCCGGGGAGATGCGCGATCTTGAGGTGTCATGCTCGTCCTGA
- a CDS encoding TonB-dependent receptor, with product MTASLLKAALCAATLTCILNPDRAFAQSGRPPDTPLDVVVTAARQPQAIQRAGSAIEVIRADEIDRSSLSTVSDLLRAQPGLALVENGGPGKLTNIQLRGAESRHTLVLVDGFRINDTSSTGGEFDFSNLALADVERIEILRGPQSALYGSDAIGGVINIITRKGRGAPRASLTMEAGSYGTFGARASVSGGTRDLSYAFGLLGVRSQGFSAYGYRIPGLASFGPFDKDGFERLAGNARLSWRVADGVEIEAGFYGGRNRSGYDAAFAGFGYLPDTPSTAKADIASGFLRGVVDPAGSIWRHQLTVFGSQTRRVLDDVQLYDFGFGLTREKNRYAYLGERVGAEYQGLLRLGALGSLTFGGGLERESLRSVTTADPASAFVVNERASFQRAAYNAFALHQIALGDRLDLSFGVRLDQVEGVKTFVTGRATAAYRIPESGTRLRASVGTGAKAPSLYQNFSIFGPTRNGDPALKPEESVGVDIGIDQQFLDGRLNLSATLFHNRLRNLIDFDFARGVPGLFGPQGQYINVARARTQGLELSANAVLIENYLSARASYTRLDAIDERTGLRLARRPAHQARLSLAFTPLPKLSIEPTLVVVGERYSAPRQGSRLSPYARLDMRVSYQLNDNLGFYVRAENLTDVRYQEVANYGVTGRAIYAGLNATW from the coding sequence ATGACGGCTTCCCTCCTGAAGGCTGCGCTGTGCGCGGCAACCCTGACCTGCATCCTCAATCCCGATAGAGCCTTCGCCCAGTCCGGAAGGCCGCCCGACACGCCGCTCGACGTGGTGGTGACGGCGGCGCGGCAGCCGCAGGCTATCCAGCGCGCCGGCTCCGCCATCGAGGTGATCCGGGCCGACGAGATCGACAGATCATCCCTTTCCACCGTGTCGGACCTGCTGAGGGCCCAGCCTGGCCTCGCCCTCGTCGAGAATGGCGGGCCGGGCAAGCTCACCAACATCCAGCTGCGCGGGGCCGAAAGCCGCCACACGCTGGTCCTGGTGGATGGCTTCCGCATCAACGACACATCCAGCACCGGCGGGGAGTTCGACTTCTCGAACCTCGCGCTGGCCGATGTCGAGCGCATCGAGATCCTGCGCGGCCCGCAATCGGCGCTTTATGGCTCCGATGCCATCGGCGGCGTGATCAACATCATCACGCGCAAGGGGCGCGGCGCGCCCCGCGCCAGCCTCACCATGGAAGCGGGCAGCTATGGCACCTTCGGCGCCCGCGCCAGCGTCTCGGGCGGCACGCGCGACCTGTCCTATGCCTTCGGGCTGCTCGGCGTCCGCTCGCAGGGCTTCTCCGCCTATGGCTACCGCATACCGGGGCTGGCTTCTTTCGGCCCCTTCGACAAGGACGGCTTCGAGAGGCTGGCCGGCAATGCGCGCCTGTCCTGGCGCGTCGCTGACGGCGTCGAGATCGAGGCCGGCTTTTATGGCGGCCGCAACCGGTCCGGCTATGACGCGGCCTTCGCCGGCTTTGGCTATCTCCCCGACACGCCATCGACGGCAAAGGCGGACATCGCCAGCGGCTTCCTGCGCGGCGTGGTCGATCCGGCCGGCTCCATCTGGCGCCATCAGCTCACCGTCTTCGGCAGCCAGACGCGGCGCGTGCTCGATGATGTGCAGCTCTATGATTTCGGCTTCGGACTGACGCGCGAGAAGAATCGCTATGCCTATCTCGGCGAGCGCGTCGGCGCCGAATACCAGGGCCTGCTGCGCCTCGGCGCGCTGGGCTCGCTGACCTTTGGCGGCGGTCTCGAGCGCGAGAGCCTTCGCTCGGTCACCACGGCCGATCCGGCTTCGGCATTCGTGGTCAACGAACGCGCCTCCTTCCAGCGTGCGGCCTACAACGCCTTCGCGCTGCATCAGATCGCGCTGGGCGACAGGCTGGATCTGTCTTTCGGCGTGCGACTCGATCAGGTCGAGGGCGTGAAGACTTTCGTGACCGGGCGCGCCACGGCGGCTTACCGCATTCCGGAAAGCGGCACGCGGCTGCGCGCCTCGGTGGGCACCGGCGCCAAGGCGCCCTCGCTCTACCAGAACTTTTCCATCTTCGGCCCGACCCGCAATGGCGATCCGGCGCTGAAGCCCGAGGAATCCGTCGGCGTCGACATCGGCATCGACCAGCAGTTCCTGGATGGTCGCCTCAACCTCTCGGCCACGCTGTTCCACAACCGGCTGCGCAACCTGATCGACTTCGACTTCGCGCGCGGCGTGCCGGGGCTGTTCGGGCCGCAGGGACAGTACATCAATGTGGCCCGCGCCCGCACCCAGGGGCTCGAACTGTCCGCCAATGCCGTGCTGATCGAAAACTACTTGAGCGCGCGCGCCAGCTACACCCGGCTCGACGCCATCGACGAGCGCACCGGGCTCAGGCTCGCCCGGCGGCCAGCCCATCAGGCGCGCCTGAGCCTCGCCTTCACACCGCTGCCGAAGCTCAGCATCGAGCCGACGCTGGTGGTGGTCGGGGAACGCTACTCCGCGCCGCGCCAGGGCAGCCGGCTTTCGCCCTATGCCAGGCTCGACATGCGCGTGAGCTATCAGCTCAACGACAATCTGGGCTTCTATGTCCGCGCCGAGAACCTGACCGATGTGCGCTATCAGGAGGTGGCCAATTACGGCGTCACCGGGCGCGCCATCTATGCGGGGCTCAACGCCACCTGGTGA
- a CDS encoding HutD family protein, whose translation MHVTFPDPASYRRSPWKNGGGVTIDIAEERLQAGAEGWTGVIWRLGRTAIPSPAAFSDFAGYDRLQVVVSGSGLVLDTAQGEVDLRQPFKPARYPGEAPIQSRLESGPVEVVNLIADRRRALIDLIVVEAGETASLDAETILILAASGPAIVTLEGADHRLAPDAAIRIDAPAGASATCREGRVLVASISRLAAA comes from the coding sequence ATGCACGTGACCTTTCCCGACCCGGCCTCCTACCGTCGCAGCCCGTGGAAGAATGGAGGCGGCGTCACCATCGACATCGCCGAGGAACGCCTGCAGGCGGGCGCCGAGGGCTGGACCGGCGTGATCTGGCGGCTTGGACGCACCGCGATCCCCTCCCCGGCGGCCTTCTCGGATTTCGCGGGCTACGACCGGCTGCAGGTGGTCGTCAGCGGATCGGGCCTCGTGCTCGACACGGCGCAGGGCGAGGTCGATCTGCGCCAGCCCTTCAAGCCCGCCCGCTACCCTGGCGAAGCGCCCATTCAGTCACGGCTGGAGAGCGGCCCGGTCGAGGTCGTGAACCTGATCGCAGACCGCAGGCGCGCCTTGATCGACCTCATCGTGGTCGAGGCCGGCGAAACGGCCAGCCTCGATGCCGAGACGATTCTGATCCTTGCGGCGTCAGGCCCGGCAATCGTCACGCTGGAAGGCGCTGACCACAGGCTGGCGCCCGATGCGGCCATCCGCATCGATGCGCCCGCCGGCGCCAGCGCCACCTGCCGGGAGGGCCGCGTTCTGGTGGCCAGCATCAGCAGGCTGGCCGCCGCATAG
- a CDS encoding cytochrome P450, with product MLPPSLRIDAARVSLDPRDDVFVQEPYRAYDAIRQASPAFWWEQYGHWCFARHDHVTALLKDRRFGRQILHVTSREALGWPEPAPHLAPFLAVERHSLLELEPPDHTRLRGLVNRAFVSRHVQRLRPRIAALAHELIDGFAGEGAADLLERFATPIPVIIIAELLGVSPARAPDLLRWSHAMVAMYQFRRSRAIEDEAVLATQAFVAFLRDQVAERRLSQTDDLISTLIAAREADDRLSGDELISTAILILNAGHEATVHAIGNGVRALLEHGIDVRGAMAGDDGGAGLVEEVLRFDAPLHMFTRYALEDCEAFGVTLRQGEQIGLLLGAANRDPARFDAPHRFDPMRPANAHASFGSGIHFCIGAPLARLELEVALPILFSRLPGLVLDGPPRYRDSYHFHGLERLDARW from the coding sequence ATGCTCCCGCCCTCGCTCCGCATCGACGCCGCGCGCGTCAGCCTCGATCCGCGCGATGATGTCTTCGTGCAGGAACCCTATCGCGCCTACGACGCCATCCGGCAGGCGAGCCCTGCCTTCTGGTGGGAGCAGTATGGCCACTGGTGCTTCGCGCGGCATGATCATGTCACCGCGCTCCTCAAGGACCGGCGTTTCGGTCGCCAGATCCTCCATGTCACGAGCCGCGAGGCGCTGGGCTGGCCAGAGCCGGCGCCGCATCTGGCGCCTTTCCTCGCCGTTGAGCGCCACTCCCTGCTGGAGCTGGAGCCGCCCGACCACACCCGGCTGCGCGGCCTCGTCAACCGCGCCTTCGTCTCCCGGCACGTGCAGCGGCTGCGTCCGCGCATCGCCGCGCTCGCCCATGAGCTGATCGACGGCTTTGCGGGCGAGGGCGCGGCCGATCTGCTCGAACGCTTCGCCACGCCGATTCCCGTCATCATCATTGCAGAACTTCTGGGCGTCTCGCCCGCCCGTGCGCCCGATCTGCTGCGCTGGTCCCACGCCATGGTGGCGATGTATCAATTCCGTCGCAGCCGTGCGATCGAGGACGAGGCCGTGCTGGCGACGCAGGCCTTCGTGGCCTTCCTGCGCGATCAGGTGGCCGAGCGGCGCCTCAGCCAGACCGATGATCTCATCAGCACGCTGATTGCGGCGCGGGAGGCGGATGACCGGCTCTCCGGGGATGAGCTCATCTCCACCGCGATCCTCATCCTCAACGCCGGGCACGAGGCCACGGTCCACGCCATCGGCAACGGCGTCCGGGCCCTGCTGGAACACGGCATTGATGTGCGTGGCGCCATGGCGGGAGACGATGGCGGCGCCGGCCTTGTCGAGGAGGTGCTGCGCTTCGATGCGCCGCTGCACATGTTCACCCGCTATGCGCTGGAGGATTGCGAGGCCTTCGGTGTCACGCTCCGGCAGGGTGAGCAGATCGGCCTGCTGCTCGGCGCTGCGAACCGCGACCCGGCCCGCTTCGACGCCCCCCACCGTTTCGACCCGATGCGGCCTGCAAATGCGCATGCCAGCTTCGGCTCGGGCATCCATTTCTGCATCGGCGCGCCGCTCGCGCGGCTTGAACTCGAGGTGGCGCTGCCGATCCTGTTCTCGCGCCTGCCTGGGCTCGTGCTCGATGGGCCTCCGCGCTACCGCGACAGCTACCACTTCCACGGGCTGGAGCGGCTCGACGCGCGCTGGTGA
- a CDS encoding nitroreductase family protein encodes MSQPHATIPLDFQLLPEPEMLARAQAFRAVMQRRRTVRDFSDRPVPRAVIEEALLTAGTAPSGANQQPWSFACVESRALKARIREGAEEEERAFYAGRAGEEWLGALAHLGTDDRKPFLETAPWLIVIFAQRWGVDAEGRKVKHYYVPESVGIATGLLIVSLHQAGLATLTHTPAPMNFLNEICGRPDNEKALILLVVGYPAEGAHVPAIGRKRLDEIASFL; translated from the coding sequence ATGTCCCAGCCCCACGCCACCATTCCGCTCGATTTCCAGCTGCTGCCCGAGCCGGAGATGCTCGCGCGGGCGCAGGCCTTCCGCGCTGTCATGCAGCGCCGGCGGACCGTCCGCGACTTCTCGGACAGGCCGGTGCCGCGCGCCGTGATCGAGGAGGCGCTGCTCACGGCCGGCACCGCGCCGTCAGGGGCCAACCAGCAGCCCTGGAGCTTCGCATGCGTCGAAAGCCGCGCGCTGAAGGCCCGCATCCGCGAGGGCGCCGAGGAGGAGGAACGGGCCTTCTATGCCGGGCGGGCGGGCGAGGAATGGCTGGGCGCGCTCGCCCATCTCGGCACCGATGACCGCAAGCCCTTCCTCGAGACAGCGCCCTGGCTCATCGTGATCTTCGCCCAGCGCTGGGGGGTCGATGCGGAAGGGCGCAAGGTCAAGCATTACTACGTGCCCGAATCGGTCGGCATCGCCACGGGCCTGCTCATCGTCTCGCTGCATCAGGCCGGCCTCGCCACGCTGACGCACACGCCCGCGCCGATGAACTTCCTCAACGAGATCTGCGGGCGCCCCGACAACGAGAAGGCGCTCATCCTGCTGGTCGTGGGTTATCCGGCCGAGGGCGCCCATGTGCCTGCCATCGGCCGCAAGCGGCTGGACGAGATCGCCAGCTTCCTGTGA
- a CDS encoding formimidoylglutamate deiminase, with the protein MPTLHLEKALIGDDIASDVAVAIEGGRIASVTPGVARKRAWSRIKGLTLPGLPNLHSHAFQRGMAGLGEMRGASDDSFWTWREVMYRFLDRLNPNDVAAIAAQAYVEMLETGFTAVCEFHYLHHDVDGRPYGELGAMAGAIAQAASETGIGLTLLPVLYRFGGFGQVEASHGQRRFLCTPDRFAALVEASREMVAGVEDAALGVAPHSLRAVGGEDLSMALALANGGPVHIHIAEQEKEVADCLAWSGQRPVEWLFDHAEPGARWCLIHATHLNPAERDAIARSGAVAGLCPITEASLGDGIFDGVAFAEAGGRYGVGSDSNIQIGAAAELRQLEYSQRLRDRRRARLAPPLGSVGASLCRAALAGGAQASGRALGAIAPGLRGDLVTLDIDHPSMVGREGHALLDSAIFAAPEWPVAEVRVGGRLMVEGGRHVHAQSIRQRYVSVMRRVLA; encoded by the coding sequence ATGCCGACGCTGCACCTGGAGAAAGCCCTGATCGGCGACGACATCGCCAGCGACGTGGCCGTCGCCATCGAAGGCGGCCGGATCGCCAGCGTGACGCCGGGCGTGGCGCGCAAGCGGGCCTGGAGCCGGATAAAGGGCCTCACCCTGCCCGGCCTGCCGAACCTCCACAGCCACGCTTTCCAGCGCGGCATGGCGGGGCTGGGCGAAATGCGCGGGGCGTCGGATGATTCGTTCTGGACCTGGCGGGAGGTGATGTACCGATTCCTCGACCGGCTGAACCCGAACGATGTCGCCGCCATCGCGGCGCAGGCCTATGTGGAGATGCTGGAGACCGGCTTCACCGCCGTGTGCGAGTTCCACTACCTGCATCATGATGTGGACGGCCGGCCCTATGGCGAACTTGGCGCCATGGCCGGCGCGATCGCGCAGGCTGCCAGCGAGACGGGCATCGGCCTCACCCTGCTGCCGGTGCTCTACCGGTTCGGCGGCTTCGGACAGGTCGAGGCCAGCCATGGGCAGCGGCGCTTCCTGTGCACGCCCGACCGCTTCGCCGCACTGGTCGAGGCGTCCCGCGAGATGGTGGCCGGGGTGGAGGATGCCGCGCTCGGAGTCGCGCCGCACTCGCTGCGCGCGGTGGGGGGCGAAGACCTGTCAATGGCGCTGGCGCTGGCCAATGGCGGGCCGGTCCACATTCACATCGCCGAACAGGAGAAGGAGGTGGCCGACTGCCTCGCCTGGTCGGGACAGCGGCCGGTGGAATGGCTCTTCGACCATGCCGAGCCCGGCGCGCGCTGGTGCCTGATCCACGCCACCCACCTGAACCCTGCCGAACGCGACGCCATCGCCCGCTCCGGCGCGGTGGCGGGGCTGTGCCCCATCACCGAGGCGAGCCTTGGCGACGGCATCTTTGACGGCGTCGCCTTCGCCGAAGCCGGCGGGCGCTATGGCGTCGGCAGCGATTCCAACATCCAGATCGGCGCGGCGGCCGAACTCAGGCAGCTCGAATACTCGCAGCGCCTGCGCGATCGCCGGAGGGCGCGGCTTGCGCCGCCGCTCGGCTCGGTGGGAGCGTCCCTGTGCCGGGCGGCTCTGGCTGGCGGCGCGCAGGCCAGCGGACGGGCGCTCGGCGCCATCGCGCCGGGGCTGCGGGGCGACCTGGTGACGCTCGACATCGACCATCCCTCCATGGTGGGGCGCGAAGGCCACGCGCTGCTGGACAGCGCCATCTTCGCCGCGCCGGAATGGCCCGTGGCGGAGGTGCGCGTGGGCGGCCGGCTGATGGTCGAAGGCGGGCGGCATGTCCATGCCCAGTCCATCCGCCAGCGCTATGTCTCGGTCATGCGCCGCGTCCTGGCCTGA
- a CDS encoding imidazolonepropionase yields MASQGKTSAESGRVWRNARLATMDPALPGLGIVERGAVAADASGRIVFAGADGDLPACSGAEIIDCERRWITPGLIDCHTHLVFGGDRAHEFEMRLEGASYEQIARAGGGIISTVKATRAASDDALVASASRRLAALMAEGVTTIEIKSGYGLDIRTELRQLRAARRLGAAHPVTVRTTFLGAHAVPPEFAGRADAYVDLVAGPMLDAVAGEGVADAVDAFCEGIGFSPEQTARIFAAARRHGLPVKLHAEQLSNLHGAALAASFGALSADHLEHLDADGAAALARSGTVAVLLPGAFYFIRETRLPPIAALRSAGATMALATDCNPGSSPMTSLLLALNMGCTLFRLTPDEALLGVTRNAAHALGLLGEVGTLEAGKWCDLAIWDIERPAELAYRIGFNPLHARIRRGR; encoded by the coding sequence ATGGCGAGCCAAGGGAAGACATCCGCAGAATCCGGCAGGGTTTGGCGCAACGCCCGGCTTGCGACCATGGACCCGGCCTTGCCCGGCCTCGGCATCGTCGAACGCGGCGCTGTCGCGGCGGATGCCTCGGGCCGAATCGTCTTTGCCGGTGCTGACGGCGATCTGCCTGCGTGCTCAGGCGCCGAGATCATCGATTGCGAGCGCCGCTGGATCACGCCGGGGCTGATCGATTGCCACACGCACCTCGTCTTCGGCGGCGATCGCGCCCACGAGTTCGAGATGCGTCTCGAAGGCGCGAGCTATGAACAGATCGCGCGCGCCGGCGGCGGCATCATCTCGACGGTGAAGGCGACCCGCGCCGCGAGCGACGATGCGCTTGTGGCCTCGGCCAGCCGCAGGCTCGCCGCGCTGATGGCTGAAGGCGTCACCACCATCGAGATCAAGTCGGGCTACGGGCTCGACATCAGGACCGAGCTTCGCCAGCTGCGCGCCGCGCGCCGGCTCGGCGCCGCCCACCCCGTCACCGTGCGCACCACCTTCCTCGGCGCCCATGCCGTGCCGCCGGAGTTCGCGGGGCGTGCCGATGCCTATGTCGATCTGGTCGCCGGGCCGATGCTGGACGCGGTGGCTGGGGAGGGGGTGGCCGACGCGGTGGACGCCTTCTGCGAGGGCATCGGGTTCTCGCCAGAGCAGACGGCCCGCATCTTCGCGGCGGCGCGTCGCCATGGCCTGCCGGTCAAGCTCCACGCCGAGCAGCTCTCCAATCTCCACGGCGCGGCCCTGGCCGCAAGCTTCGGCGCTCTGTCGGCCGATCATCTCGAGCATCTCGACGCTGATGGCGCCGCCGCGCTGGCCAGGTCCGGCACCGTGGCCGTGCTTTTGCCCGGTGCGTTCTACTTCATCCGGGAGACCAGGCTGCCGCCCATCGCGGCCCTGCGCAGCGCGGGCGCGACGATGGCCCTCGCCACCGATTGCAATCCGGGCTCATCGCCCATGACCTCGCTGCTGCTGGCGCTCAACATGGGCTGCACGCTGTTCCGGCTGACGCCGGATGAGGCCTTGCTCGGCGTCACGCGCAACGCCGCCCATGCGCTTGGGCTGCTGGGCGAGGTGGGCACGCTGGAGGCGGGCAAGTGGTGCGATCTCGCCATCTGGGATATCGAGCGCCCGGCCGAACTGGCCTATCGCATCGGCTTCAACCCGCTTCACGCGCGCATCCGGAGGGGTCGTTGA